From the Micromonospora echinospora genome, the window TGCGCCTCGGCGACCGGGCCGTAGGTGACCTGCCCGGCATGGGTGTTCAGGCCGAGGGCGAGGGCCGGATCGCGGCGCAGCGCGTCCCGCCAGCCGTGGTTGGCCAGTTCCAGGGCGTACGGCAGGGTCACGTTGGTCAGCGCGTACGTGCTGGTGTGCGGCACCGCCCCGGGCATGTTCGCCACGCAGTAGAAGATCGAGTCGTGCACCCGGTAGGTCGGCTCGGCGTGCGTGGTGGGGCGGGAGTCCTCGAAGCAGCCACCCTGGTCGATGGAGATGTCCACCAGCACGCTGCCCGGCTTCATCCGGGAGACCAGCTCGTTGGAGATCAGCGTCGGGGCCTTCGCGCCGGGCACCAGCACCGCGCCGATGACCAGGTCCGCGTCGAGCACGGCCCGCTCGATCTCGTACGCGTTGGAGGCGACCGTCTGGAGGTGGCCCCGGTAGATGGCGTCGGCCTGGCGCAGCCGCCCGACGTTCTTGTCGAGCAGGAGCACCTCGGCCTGGAGGCCGAGGGCGATGGCGGCGGCGTTCATGCCGGACACACCCGCGCCGATCACCACGGTCTTGGCCGCGTACACGCCGGAGACGCCGCCCATCAGGATGCCGCGCCCGCCGCCCTGCCGCTGGAGGTGGTAGGCCCCCACCTGCGGGGCGAGCCGGCCGGCGACCTCGGACATCGGGGCGAGCAGCGGCAGCGACCGGTCCGGCAGTTCGACCGTCTCGTAGGCGATGCCGGTGACCTTCCGGTCGACCAGCGCGTCGGTGCACTCCTTGGAGGCGGCCAGGTGCAGGTAGGTGAAGAGCACCTGCCCCTCGCGCATGCGGTGGTACTCCTCGGCGATCGGCTCCTTGACCTTGAGCACGAGGTCGGCGCTGTCCCACACCTCGTCGGCGGTGGACAGGATCTTCGCCCCGGCCGCGGCGAACTCCTCGTCGGTGATGCTGGAGCCGACCCCGGCACCGGACTCGATGAGGACCTGGTGCCCACTGCGGGTGAACTCGTTCACGCCCGCCGGCGTGATCGCCACGCGGTACTCGTGGTTCTTGACCTCGCGAGGGATTCCGACCTTCACGACGACACCTCTCCTCGGGGCCGCACCGCCCCGACCAGCTCGGTGCGCGACGGCTCCGTTGCCGACGCGGCCCACCGCTCCTGCCGGCCGCAGTCTAGGGCCGCCGGCCCGGGGTGGAGAGCCAACAGAGTGACACCCCGTACGCGGCTCTCCTGACGATGTGTCAGGCATACCCTGGCCGACAACGTGAGTCGACCTCGGCCGTTGGGTCAGTGTTCGCCCATTATCGTCCGATCGGCCCCCTGGCGCTGCGGACAGCAGGAATGTCGATCACTAGGGTTTCGCCTCATGACCTACCCTCCTCCGTACCAGTATTCCGGCGGCGTCTCCGACAAGAGCAAGGTCGTCGCCGGCATTCTTCAGATCGTGCTCGGCGGCTTCGGCGTCGGCCGGTTCTACATCGGTGACACCAAGACCGGTGTCCTCCAGCTCGTCGTGACCCTGGTGACCTGCGGCATCGGCAGCCTGTGGGGCTTCGTCGACGGCATCCTGATCCTGATCAACGGTGGCGTCGACAGCCAGGGCCGGCCGCTGCGCGACTGACCGCGCCGACAGCGAGGGGCCGTGCGGTACGTACCGCACGGCCCCTGCCGTCAGTGGGTGGTGTTCCGCGACGCGGCTCAGCCGGGCAGCGGCGAGTCCGCCGGGCGCAGCGGGGCCCAGCCGGCGTCCCGGGCCCGCGCGGCGGCGAGCAGGCCCGCCACGCAGGAGGCGTTGGTGACCTCCCCGGCCAGCACCCGGGCCACCGCCTCGTCCAGGTCGACGCGGACGACCTGCATGTCCGCCTCCTCGTCGTGCCGCTCGTGCCGTCGACCGACCGGCACCTCGACGAGATCCCGGGCGAGGAAGATCCGCACCCGCTCGTCGGAGAACCCGGGTGAGCTGTGCAGGTCGACCAGGAGGTCGACCCGACCGGCGGTCAGGTCGGCCTCCTCGGCCAGCTCGCGCAGCGCCGCCACGGCGAGGTCCTCACCGTCGACGTCCATCAGCCCGGCCGGTAGCTCCCACAGGTACCCGCCGACCGGGTGCCGGTACTGGCGGACCAGCACCACCCGACCGGCGTCGTCCAGGGCCACCACGGCGACCGCGCCGACGTGGCGCACCACGTCGCGACTGGCGGTGCCGCCGCCGGGCATCGCCACCTCGTCGGTGACCACCCGGAACACCCGGCCGGTGTACCGCTCGGTCCGGTGCCTCAGCTCGTAGCGGTGCCCGGTCACGACGTGGCGGCGGCGGTCGACGCGGCGTCGTCCCGGGGCGCCCTCTCCGGCACCGGGTTCGGCCGGCGACGCGCGTCGCCGTCCATCTCCACCGGGAGCTGGTCGGCCTCGGAGTAGGTGACCGCGGCGCGGACGAACGCGGCGAACAGCGGATGGGACCGGGTCGGCCGGCTCTTCAGCTCCGGGTGCGCCTGGGTCGCGACGAAGAACGGGTGCAGCGCGCGGTCGAGTTCCACGAACTCGACCAGCCGGCCGTCCGGCGAGGTGCCGGAGATGTGCAGGCCGGCCTTGGTCAACGCGTCCCGGTAGGCGTTGTTCACCTCGTACCGGTGCCGGTGCCGCTCACTGACCTCGGTGGTGCCGTACGCCTCGGCGACGATGGAGCCCTCGGCCAGTTTCGCCGGGTACGCCCCGAGCCGCATCGTGCCGCCCAGGTCGCCCTTGCCGGCGACGATGTCCTCCTGGTCGGCCATGGTGGCGATCACCGGGTGGGTGGCCTCCTCGTCGAACTCCAGCGAGTTCGCCCCGTCCAGGTCGCCGAGGTGGCGGGCCACCTCGATGGCCATGCACTGCAGGCCCAGGCAGAGGCCGAGCAGCGGGATGCCGTTCTCCCGGGCGTACCGGGCGGTGCCGATCTTGCCCTCGATGCCGCGCACCCCGAACCCGCCGGGGATGACGATGCCGTCCACGCCGGCCAGGGCCGCCGCCGCGCCGGCCGGAGTGACGCAGTCGTCGCTGGGCACCCAGCGCAGCTGCACCCGGGCCCGGTGGTGGAACCCGGCCGCCCGGATCGCCTCGCTGACCGACAGGTACGCGTCGGGCAGGTCGACGTACTTGCCGACCACCGCCACGGTGACCGTGTGCCGGGGGTGGTGCACCCGGTCCAGCAGGTCGTCCCAGCTCGTCCAGTCCACGTCCCGGAAGGAGAGGCCGAGCCGGCGCACCACGTACGCGTCGAGGCCCTCCCGGTGCAGCACCTTGGGGATGTCGTAGATGCTCGGCGCGTCCGGGGCCGCGGTGACCGCCTCCCGGTCGACGTCGCAGTAGAGCGACAGCTTGTGCTTGAGCTTGTCCGGAATGTCCCGGTCGGAGCGGCAGACCAGCGCGTCCGGCTGGATACCGATGTTGCGCAGCTGCGCCACCGAGTGCTGGGTCGGCTTGGTCTTCAGCTCCCCCGACGGGGCCAGGTACGGCACCAGGGAGACGTGCAGGTAGAAGCAGTTGTCCCGGCCGAGGTCGTGGCGGACCTGCCGGATCGCCTCCAGGAACGGCAGCGACTCGATGTCGCCGACCGTGCCGCCGACCTCGGTGATCACCACGTCCGGGACGTTGCCGTCGGCGTCCGGGTCGGCCATCGCCAGGATGCGGGACTTGATCTCGTTGGTGATGTGCGGGATCACCTGGACGGTGTCGCCGAGGTACTCGCCGCGCCGCTCCTTGGCGATCACGTCCGAGTAGATCTGGCCGGTGGTGACGTTCGCCTTGCCGGAGAGGTCCTGGTCGAGGAAGCGCTCGTAGTGGCCGACGTCCAGGTCGGTCTCGGCGCCGTCCTCGGTGACGAACACCTCACCGTGCTGGAAGGGGTTCATCGTCCCGGGGTCGACGTTGAGGTACGGGTCGAGCTTCTGCATCACCACCCGTAGTCCCCGGGCAGTGAGCAGGTTGCCGAGGCTGGAGGCGGTGAGCCCCTTACCCAGCGAGGAGGCGACGCCCCCGGTGACGAAGATGTGCCTGGTCGTCCGTGCTGATGGGGCCAAGGCCTGCTCCCGTGTCGTCCGTTGCGGTCGTGCAGACCGCCGTGCCGATCAGCCAAGTGATCACGCGATCCACGGGATTCCACGGTAACACCTCACCCGGGCGGGTCACGGAGCGCACCCGTCGGGCCCCGGAGGCGGCTACGCGGTCGCGACCTCGGTCGACGCCCGGGACGTCCGGTCGGTGGTGTCCCCGGCGCGCCCGTCCACGGCCGGCCCCGCGTCGCCCGTGGACTCCGCGTCGCCGGTCGTCGCCACCTCTCCCGGCCCGGCCGGCTCCGCCGCGGCCGGGACACCGGAGACGAAGTCCTGCGGACGGTTTCCGGGCGGCTGGGTACGGTCGGCGGCGTGGTCGAGCACCCGCAGCGCGGCCAACGCCGCCATCGGCACCACCAGCGCCCCGGCCGCGCCCGCGACGTCCAGCGCCGCACCGCCGAGCATCCCGCCGATCACCGCGGCCACGGCGGTGCCGGCCATCGCGGCCCGCATCGCCGGATAGATGCCGAACAGACGCATCAACCCGCCCCAGGGCTGGAAGAGGGCGAACCACACCAGCACCGCGCCGGCCACCGCGAGAACGGTCAGCGGGCTGCCGACCAGGGTGTCGAAGTTGGCGGTGCTGGACCGGTGCACGGTCAACCCGGCCCGCCCCTCCCCGAGGGCGGCGAGGAACCGGCCCAGGCTGCCCCGCTCGGTCGGGGGCCGGCGCAGGTCCAGCACGCCCAGCCCGATGGTGACCGCGAGGCCCGTCATGCTCGCCCAGACCAGCCGGCTCAGGGTCAGCCAACCGCCGGTGCAGATCACGGCGGCGACGGTCACCCCGGCGGTCAGCGCGATCGCGCCGACCGAGTCCGCGCCGAGGTACGGGCTGCCCACGATCACCACGGCCACGGTGCCCACGGCCACCACCACGGTCGGCCGCCAGCGCCGGCCCACCCGCTGGGCCAGCCAGCCGGCGGTCAGCAGCACCCCGGCGAGGAACGCGCCGAGCCCCACCGTGCCGAGGCCGGCGTACCGGCCACCTTCCAGGGTCGAGTAGCCCACCACCCCGTTGAGTTGCAGACGGGCTCCGGTGAGCACGTCCACACCGACGGCGAGGGTGGTCAGCCCGGCCACCGCGCCCAACGGGCCGAGGGTGCGATCGTGTCCGGGCGCGAACCGGACCAACGCGGTCGCCCCGGCGAGCAGCAGCACGGTCACCACGGCGAAGTACCAGCCGGCGTGTTCCCCCGCCACCACGGCACCAGGTCGGCGACCAGGGCCGCCGGGATGGCCAAGGCAGCGGCGATCAGCAGCACCTCGACGGCCCCCACCACGGACCGGGGCGCCGGGGTCGGTCCCACCGGACCGGCGTGCCGGCGGGCCCGCCGCAGCAGTGGGAGGACCGCCACGGCGAGCAGCACCTGGAAGCCGGCGAGCAGGACGAAGAACCACCCGGCGACGCGCCGCTGGGCGCCGGCCTCCCGGTCGGCGTCGGCCGGCGCGTCGATGGCGGCCCGCAGGTCCGCCGGACGACCCTCGACCGGGGTGGCGGCCCGGCCGAGGAAGTTCCGTTCCGGCAGTGGACGGTCGAGCACGGTCAGCGCGGTGGGGGCGAGATCGACCAGTTGCAGGTAGCCGTCGCGGCCGGTGCTGGCCGAGGTGAGCCAGCCCCGTTCCCAGCCCGGCCCGTCGGCGACCGCCACGTGCAGCCGGGCCGGCGCGGCGGTGTCCGAGACTCCGGCGACCAGCACCAGGGAACGCGGTGGGCGGGCGGCCAGCACCCGGGCCAGGGCGGCGTCGGCGCGGCGCGCGGCGGCGTCCCGGACGGCCCGGTCCTCCCCGCTGACCGTACCCAGGTCGACGATGCTCAGCACGCAGGAGCCCAGCAGGGGCGCCGGGTCGGCGGGCAGGGCGGGTTCGTACCGGTCGACCCGGCCGAACGGGCGGGCGGCGGCCACGGCGGCACCGGGGCCAACGGCGACGGCGCAGCGCACCGACTCGGCCAGCGCGCCGGGCACCGCGCCCCAGGACAGCCGGTCCTGGTTGTGCAGGACCACGCTCTCCTGCTGGGGCAGGTTGGCGCCGAACCCGTCGGGCTGTTCCACCTCCACGTCCACGGCCGGGCAGGCCCCGGCCGGCCGGCTGGTGTTCCAGGCGGCGAAGTTGCCCGCGCCGAGGGTGAGCCAGCCGTCGACCGGGCAGGTCGGCCGGCGGGCCGACCGGGCCGACAGCGAGCCGATCGACCCGTTCTCGGCCATCCGCCACAGCGTCGGCGTGGTCTCCGGGTCCACGTCGTCCCAACGCAGGCCGGGCACACCGGCGATGACGACGAAGTCGGCCTCCGGACGGCGCGGCGCGCCGTCCGGCTCGGCGGCCAGCGCGGCCACCCCGACCAGCACGACGAGCAGGGTCACCAGCAGTGGGGTGAGGCGGCGCAGCATCAACCACGCCCCGTCGCGGCCCCGGCGTCCGGAGCGGCCGGCCCGGCGGCGTCGCCGGCCAGGTCGGCGTAGAGGTCGGCCAGGGCGGCGACGGTGTCCGCCTCGGTCGGCCAGGTCGCGGCCCGTTCGGTGCCCCGGCGGGCCAGGTCGGCGCGGCGGGACTCGTCGTCGAGCAGGTCGCGGACGGCCCGGTCGACCGCGTCGACGTCGTCGGACGGGATCAGCACCGCGGCGTCGCCGACCAGTTCCGGCAGCCCACCCACCCCGGTCGCCACCAGCGGTACGCCGGCGCGCATCGCCTCCTGGGCGAACAGTTGCCGGGCCTCCCAGTCACTGGTCACCACGGCGAGGTCGGCCCCGGCGAGCAGGTCCGCCACGTCGGTGCGGTGCCCGAGCAGGGTCACCGGGGCGCGGGCGGCGGAGATGCGGGCGGCCAGCGGCAGGTAGGCCGGGCCGCTGCCGGCGATGACGACCACCGGCGGTGGGGTGCGGTCCCGCCACCGGGCGGCGGCGTCGATGAGCACGTCGTAGCGCTTCTGCGGGTGCAGCCGCCCGACCGAGAGGATCAGGGGCTGTCCGGGGGTGACGGCGAACTCGGCCCGGACGGCGGCGCGCCGCCGGCGCGGCGGGGGCAGGGTCGGCGCGGCCACCGGGGCGAGCCGGGCGTCGGCGGCACCGAGCGCGGTGACCCGGGCGACCAGGTCGCTCGACGCGCCCAGGGCGACCCGGGCCCGACGGGCGACCAGGCGTTCGGCCAGGCCGGAGAGCCGCCCCCGCAACCCGCCGGCGAGGACGGCGTTGTGCCAGGTGACCACCAGTGGGGCGGCCGGCCGGGCGAGGACGGCGACCAGACCGGCGCGCAGCCCGTGCGCGTGCACCACGTCGACCGGCTCGGCGGCGAGGGCGCGACGCAGGGCGACGACCGCGCGCGCGTCGGCCGGGGTGGGACTCGCCGGGATCTCCACCGGCGTGAACCGCGCCCCCGCGCCGACGAAGTCGAACTGTTCACCGGTCGCGGCCGGCCCGCAGACCAGCACGGACACGCCCTGCGCGACCAGCCCCCGGGTCACCGACCGGACGTGCTGCCCGACCCCGCCGGTGCTCGACGCGAGCAGCAGGGCCACCGTGCCCTGCCACCCGGCCCCACTCCTGGCACTCACCGATCCACCCTTTCGTCGTCCGGGGCCTGTCGGGGACGGCCGGCGCGGCCCCGACCGGGCAGCCGGCGGAGCAGTCCCGCCAGCAGCGGTCGGACGTCCCGCCGGTCGGCCGGATACGCCACGGCGAGGAACACCACGCCCACCACGACTCCGGACAGCATGCCCTCCAGCACCGCCCGGGATGTCGTCGGGGTACCGCCACCCGTCCCGGCCAGCGCTCCCGCCACCTGCGCCCCGGCCAGTGCGGCGACGGCCGCCGCGAGCACCCCGGCGGCACCGGCGCGCAGGCTGCCGGCCAGCGCGGCCGGTCCCGCCGCCCGGCGCACCGCGACCAGCAGCAGCCCGCCCAGCAGCAGCATCCCGACGCTGTTGGCCAGCGCCACGGCCAGCACCCGGTCGGCGGCCGGCAGCACCGCGGCCAGCGGCAGCGCGACCACCGGCACGGCGAGCCAGCCGAGGGTGATCGCCACGGTGGCCGGGCGGGTGTCGCCCCGCGCATAGAGGGCCCGGGAGAGGACGGCGAACAGGCCGTACCCGAGCAGGCCCGGCGCGAACCCGGCGATCGCGGCGGCGGTCGTGTCCGCGCCGAGCGGGAAGAAGCGTCCCACCGGGAGGGCCGTGCCGACCAGTGCCGCCGCGCCGAGGCTGCTGAACAGCAGCACCCCCCGGACGGTCGGCGCGAGGGTTCCCCGGTAGCTCTCCTCGTCCCCGCCCGCCGACGCCGCCGCCAGGGTCGGGTAGGCGGCCACCGCGAGCGGCACCGCCAGCACCGCCCACGGCAGCAGGTACATGGTCTGCGCCAGGTTGAACACCTGCGGGGAGCCGGTGGGGCCGCCGGAGACCCGGTTGAGGATGACGAGCAGCGCGACCTGCTGCGCGGTGACGGTGACCGCCCCGGCCACGGCCAGCCCGCCGACCCGGGCCCGCGCGTCGGCGGTGAAGGCGTACCCGGGGCGCAGCCGCAGCCCCAGCCGGCGCAGCGGCACCAGCAGCGACAGGGACAGCACCACCACGCCGAGGGTGGTGCCGGCCGACAGGATCAGCTCGCCGCCCCGGCTCACCCCGGCCACCGTGACGCCCCGCCCCTCGGCGCCGCCGAAGACGAGGTAGACGACGATCACGGTGAGGCTGGAGAGCAGCGGCGCGAGCACCGGCCAGGCGAACCGCCGGTGCGCCTGGAGCACCCCGGTCAACACGATGCCGACGCCGTAGAGCGGCAGCTGCGGCGCGAAGACCCGCAGCATCCGGGCCCCGGCCGCGAGTTCCTCCGGGGACCGGCTCTCGCTAATCGCCCCGACGATCGGGTCGGCGAGGAGCGCCACCAGCACCGCCAGCGGCACCAGCAGGGTCACCGTCCAGGTCAGCAGGGCCCCGGTGGTGGCGGCCACCGCCGCGCGGTCGCCGGCCCCCACCGCCCCGGCGAGCAGCGGGACGACCAGGCTGGCCAGCGCGCCACCGGCGACGATCTCGAAGATGATGTTCGGCACCGTGTTGGCGATGACGTACATGCCGCCCAGGTCGCTCTTCTCCACCACCCAGGTGAAGACGGCGGTACGGGCGAAACCGGCGAGCCGGGCGGCGACGGTGAGGACGGCGATGAGCGCGGCCGCTCCGGCGACACGGCCCGCGCCGGCGAGGGGTGCCGGTGCGTTCACGTCAGGCGGGGCGTCGGCCCAGCGCGTCCAGTTCGCGCAGTCCGGGGGTCTTCTGGATGACCGCCGTGAAGCTGACCTTCTCGCTGGCCGCGGTGAGGCCGGCGAGCACGGCGAGGATCC encodes:
- the murJ gene encoding murein biosynthesis integral membrane protein MurJ: MNAPAPLAGAGRVAGAAALIAVLTVAARLAGFARTAVFTWVVEKSDLGGMYVIANTVPNIIFEIVAGGALASLVVPLLAGAVGAGDRAAVAATTGALLTWTVTLLVPLAVLVALLADPIVGAISESRSPEELAAGARMLRVFAPQLPLYGVGIVLTGVLQAHRRFAWPVLAPLLSSLTVIVVYLVFGGAEGRGVTVAGVSRGGELILSAGTTLGVVVLSLSLLVPLRRLGLRLRPGYAFTADARARVGGLAVAGAVTVTAQQVALLVILNRVSGGPTGSPQVFNLAQTMYLLPWAVLAVPLAVAAYPTLAAASAGGDEESYRGTLAPTVRGVLLFSSLGAAALVGTALPVGRFFPLGADTTAAAIAGFAPGLLGYGLFAVLSRALYARGDTRPATVAITLGWLAVPVVALPLAAVLPAADRVLAVALANSVGMLLLGGLLLVAVRRAAGPAALAGSLRAGAAGVLAAAVAALAGAQVAGALAGTGGGTPTTSRAVLEGMLSGVVVGVVFLAVAYPADRRDVRPLLAGLLRRLPGRGRAGRPRQAPDDERVDR
- a CDS encoding CTP synthase; this encodes MAPSARTTRHIFVTGGVASSLGKGLTASSLGNLLTARGLRVVMQKLDPYLNVDPGTMNPFQHGEVFVTEDGAETDLDVGHYERFLDQDLSGKANVTTGQIYSDVIAKERRGEYLGDTVQVIPHITNEIKSRILAMADPDADGNVPDVVITEVGGTVGDIESLPFLEAIRQVRHDLGRDNCFYLHVSLVPYLAPSGELKTKPTQHSVAQLRNIGIQPDALVCRSDRDIPDKLKHKLSLYCDVDREAVTAAPDAPSIYDIPKVLHREGLDAYVVRRLGLSFRDVDWTSWDDLLDRVHHPRHTVTVAVVGKYVDLPDAYLSVSEAIRAAGFHHRARVQLRWVPSDDCVTPAGAAAALAGVDGIVIPGGFGVRGIEGKIGTARYARENGIPLLGLCLGLQCMAIEVARHLGDLDGANSLEFDEEATHPVIATMADQEDIVAGKGDLGGTMRLGAYPAKLAEGSIVAEAYGTTEVSERHRHRYEVNNAYRDALTKAGLHISGTSPDGRLVEFVELDRALHPFFVATQAHPELKSRPTRSHPLFAAFVRAAVTYSEADQLPVEMDGDARRRPNPVPERAPRDDAASTAAATS
- a CDS encoding glycosyltransferase family 4 protein, which produces MSARSGAGWQGTVALLLASSTGGVGQHVRSVTRGLVAQGVSVLVCGPAATGEQFDFVGAGARFTPVEIPASPTPADARAVVALRRALAAEPVDVVHAHGLRAGLVAVLARPAAPLVVTWHNAVLAGGLRGRLSGLAERLVARRARVALGASSDLVARVTALGAADARLAPVAAPTLPPPRRRRAAVRAEFAVTPGQPLILSVGRLHPQKRYDVLIDAAARWRDRTPPPVVVIAGSGPAYLPLAARISAARAPVTLLGHRTDVADLLAGADLAVVTSDWEARQLFAQEAMRAGVPLVATGVGGLPELVGDAAVLIPSDDVDAVDRAVRDLLDDESRRADLARRGTERAATWPTEADTVAALADLYADLAGDAAGPAAPDAGAATGRG
- the ald gene encoding alanine dehydrogenase; translation: MKVGIPREVKNHEYRVAITPAGVNEFTRSGHQVLIESGAGVGSSITDEEFAAAGAKILSTADEVWDSADLVLKVKEPIAEEYHRMREGQVLFTYLHLAASKECTDALVDRKVTGIAYETVELPDRSLPLLAPMSEVAGRLAPQVGAYHLQRQGGGRGILMGGVSGVYAAKTVVIGAGVSGMNAAAIALGLQAEVLLLDKNVGRLRQADAIYRGHLQTVASNAYEIERAVLDADLVIGAVLVPGAKAPTLISNELVSRMKPGSVLVDISIDQGGCFEDSRPTTHAEPTYRVHDSIFYCVANMPGAVPHTSTYALTNVTLPYALELANHGWRDALRRDPALALGLNTHAGQVTYGPVAEAHGMATLPLTEVLG
- a CDS encoding NUDIX domain-containing protein; protein product: MTGHRYELRHRTERYTGRVFRVVTDEVAMPGGGTASRDVVRHVGAVAVVALDDAGRVVLVRQYRHPVGGYLWELPAGLMDVDGEDLAVAALRELAEEADLTAGRVDLLVDLHSSPGFSDERVRIFLARDLVEVPVGRRHERHDEEADMQVVRVDLDEAVARVLAGEVTNASCVAGLLAAARARDAGWAPLRPADSPLPG
- a CDS encoding TM2 domain-containing protein yields the protein MGQCSPIIVRSAPWRCGQQECRSLGFRLMTYPPPYQYSGGVSDKSKVVAGILQIVLGGFGVGRFYIGDTKTGVLQLVVTLVTCGIGSLWGFVDGILILINGGVDSQGRPLRD